The following nucleotide sequence is from Pangasianodon hypophthalmus isolate fPanHyp1 chromosome 8, fPanHyp1.pri, whole genome shotgun sequence.
CGTTAGCCAATAGGAGTGAGGCACAGTGGGACTATTTTTCTGTCGTGATTTAATGCTTTGAAATATATCGGAATGTacgaaatatttaaaaaatgtttggagaaattttttaaaatgaagctagctagcttaaatAACTGTGTGAATGACGACATATGCTTTGTTACTAAAACTGTCTATTAATTAAGATTTTTATTAgcgtatttatatatatatatatatatttaaataattctgtAAATATTAGTCGCATTGATTGTGCAATGCAGCTAAACACTATACTTCTAAGAAAATTTGTGAAGGCGACCACTATATTATCTAGGTGCTAGCATGGTTACCACGGCAACCAGGATTAACGTTGAGTCGTTAATGCTTACTAGCGACCGACGTCTAGCAGTTTGGGCGACGCGAGGTGTAAAACATGGCTGCTGTGTGAACGCAGGGTTAGCAGTATTAACACTAGCTAGGCAGCATAGAGAGAATGAGGACGACGGATTAGCCACAGGTAGCTAATCGCCACCACAGAGTTCTAAATCTGATTCTTAAACTTTTAAAGGGTGGAAATCTAAGATGAGATGGATGAAGTGAAGCTCCCTGATTGGCTGTTGTGCTGTCAATCTGTGTATCTGCTGGTTTGAAAAGACCACCACCACTTTTCTGTCTCCACATTTGGCTAATTTCCTTTGTATCGCACACAGGAAGTGAGTGTTAGCATCATAGTGAGGGATGAACTCCGTCCTCAAACTTATAAAGCTGCCAAAtgttatagatgtgtgtgtgtgtgtgtgtttgtgtgttttcttttttttaaagggacgcttcatctaaaaaaaaatttatgtggaagatgctaaatgctaaaacctgacaggatttctggaAAATGTTTATCATCTTTATTCTTAATGCTAGCTAGAAGAGCTggcctgacaggatttctgagagaattCTTCAATCATATTTACACAcgttcataatcttcactgctaacatGGACTAGCTGGCTAACGTAAGCTAACTTCTCAAGAGTTCTGAGAACAATATTAATACAAATTCACAGTCTTCACTACAAatcctagctagctaacacacgCTAACATGACAGggtttctgagaggatttttttctttaaagtcatattaatattaataataaaagttcaTCATCTTCACTGTGAgcactaactagctagctaaaatgacaagatttctgtgaggatttttaaatcatattcataatgtgatctaacctgacaggatttttgacAGGACTTGTACATGAAAGTTTAGAATCTCCTATAATAATGCTAGCGAGCTAGCTAGCATGTACTAgccaggatttctgagaggattttttagttatatttgtaaaatattactaACTTTCACTTCTAATGCTATCTAGCTAACATACGTTAACCTAGCAGTACTTTTAAAGTCTAAactgctaatgctaaccagTTAATGCTGGCCGGCTAGCTAACACGAgcaaacctgacaggatttttgaaggaatataaataattttgctaGTTAACGTTAGCTAAACTGACAGGATTTCAGAGGGGATTTTTAAGTCATAGTCACAAaagtttataattttaaaatttcactgtaaaCTAGCGAACTAGCATAAGACAGAATTTCtgagaaaaagttttttttttttgataaagcGTCCCTTTTATGGATAGACAAACATGAATGAGTGGAAAAACAGCGACTAGCGTGTCCGAGTTGTGCTATTTTAGGCTTAACCTCAAAGAAAAATGACAGCAACCGAATTTTTATGTACGTGTCATATCTTTGGCCTGAGTGTAAAAACACAAGGCAATGTGGAGGTTCGGAGGTGTGTGTCGCGTCCTGTCGTCGAGTGTGGATTGATAGAGGGACggaggagaaggaaaagagcGAGAGAGCATGAATGATTGAAGGCCTGTGTGTGTCGAGTGTGTGTAGAGTCTCTTCAGTCCACTCCGTTAGCCTTTCCCTCCTCAAGCGAAGGGAAAAAGCCCTCGTCATCCCCTCGTCCCCTTCCCTGTGGAGGCCTCGGTAAAATCCCCTGAATAATAAAGAGTTTAATATTCCGTCATTGTCAGTggctctttttgtttttcttttgtttgtttttttttatttttaaattctggtCCAGCAATCCTGAGGGAGCATGAGGTGAGGGCTAAAAGTTCtccttttttgttaaaaaaaaaaaaaaaacgaagacaaaaaaataaagaaacgtCTTTATCGTCTCCAAAGCTGAGTCGCTTCGTCTCCTGCCCTCCAGCGGGAACGCGTTGGCAAATTCCAGGACGAAAACAAAACGTCTTCTTTTCCGTgagtctttctctttctctatctataCATCACTCGTTCTGGTTCCCTGTAGTCCTGCAGGCGTCTGTCCACTAGGGGGCGGAGCTTGACACGGAGTCAACGCGGAGTTGACGCTGGAAGACGAGACTCGGCTGCGAGCGACGGTCGCCTCTGGATGCTGACAAGAAGAacggagaagaagaagatgatgtcATCGTTTATATACAGTGCTACCATGGAgatctactgtatatacacggctgtgtgtgtgtgtgtgtgtgtagaacctgGTCTGTAGTTAGCTGTTGTGTTCTCGGGCCGgctcctctgtgtgtgaggaggaggaggagatccTCACGTTCCTCCTGAAGAGGCGGTCCAGCAGGCTGCGGCGTGGAGCCTCGGGCGGCTGACCCCAGTCCAGGTCCGGGGATCGCGTCCCCTGAGGCCCGAACACATTAAGGTCACTAAAACACTCCGTCTCAATCATCTGCAACGAGAGAGGAGGAAGAATTAACACCTGTGTGTTAACGAGTGTGTCTTAACGAGTGTGTGTTAACGAGTGTGTCTTGTATAATGTGTcttaatgaatgtgtgtgttaacgAGTGTATGTTAACGAGTGTGTCTTCACGTGTCATGTATGTCATAATGAATGTGTTAACAAGaatgtgttaatgaatgtgtcTTAACGAATGATTGTTAacgagtgtgtgttaatcaATGTATGTTAACGAGTGTGTtaacaaatgtgtgtgaatgagtgtgtgttaatgagtgagtcttaatgaatgtgtgttaacaaattttatttaataacaatattttaacaaatattattataatattatataacatgTATTCAGTAAAATAATCtctgaaaaatgtatataattgcaaaaataaaatataaaaatatacatatttataaatataatataccaAAATAAGAActgaatataattaaatattaagtatttaaaaaataaatataataatagaaaaataaaagaaatggctaataattaaatatataaattctaaataaattttAGAGACCTTTTTAGTAACCTAGATATAAGccttgctattattattattattatattattattattattattatcagaacTTAagcgtattttttttttttttctattattcttGGCCTTATTTACAGCTCTACTATTTGTGTACTAGAGGATAAAGACGGAGAATGATCTCTTCATAACCCTGCTGCTGGAGACGTCTCCGTCACTTCTCCATTGTGTTgctgtggttgctatggtgaccTGAATGACTTCTCGAGTGTCCAGTCGTCAGACTGCTTGTGAGTAAACACTACtagccaatcagagtgcaggagGCGGGATTTAAGATGAGGAAAAATATCACACGCACAGAATTCACCCGTAAGAGGAATTTTTAAGggaatttaaatataaaatacaatataatataagttTAAGGAGTAGTGCATTACATGAGCATTTGGGATTTAGCTACCTACAACTTATAAACGTCTACTATATGATGTATTAAtgcaatacaaacacacacacacacacacacacacctcattctGCCATGGTATAGAGACGCTGCCAGTGGCGAACTTGGAGTAGAAATCGTTATCGGTTTGGTCCAGATTGACTCCTTTAACAGTGGAAAACTGCTCAATGTCCAACACGTCCTTACAGTACACCGCTCTcggctggagagagagagagagagagggagagagagagaaagagagggagagagagggagagagagagacagagagagagaaagagagggagagagagggagagagagagacagaggcagagagggggagagagagagaaagagagggagggagagagtgagagagagggagagagagacagagagagagaaagagagggagagagagacagagagagagggggagagagagggggagagagaggcagagagggagagagagagaaagagagggagggagggagagagggagagagagacagagagagaagcagagagggagagagagagaaagagagggagggagagagggagagggagaaagagagagagaaagagaaagagggagagaaagagaaagagagagggagagggggagagagagggagggagagagggagagaaagacagagagagaggcagagaaggagagagagacagagagagggagagagagagagagagaaagagaaagagagagggagagggggagagagagggagagagagacagagagagagggagagggcgagagagaggcagagagggagggagaaagggagagagagggagagagagaaagagaaagagagacggagaggaggagagagagggagagagagagagagagagacaaagagggagagagagagagagagagacagagagagagagagggagagagagagagagggagagagagagagagcaagaaccAAATATAcgaaaaaaactattaaaatttaTTCTGTCACTTTAGAAGTCTAATAAAgtgctgaaaaagaaacagaatcCAGCCAAagtgaatcagaatcagagtcagaatgTGACGAAGCAGAACTAGAATCAGACAgaatttatcagaaaaaaaagagaacatcaCACGTGTGGAGGAAGTAAACGTTCACGAGAACGTGTGGAAAACGTCTGTATACACGCGGCCTTGACACGTGACTCACATCAGGCACGAAGGAAGGCTCCAGAATTCCAGCCTCCAGTCTCTTAAAGTTGATGTTCTTGAAGAAGGGATGAGCTTTGACCTCCGCTGCGCCTTCCGCCTTACAGCCTAGCCTCTGCTTAGGGTCTTTGGCTaaaagctacacacacacacacacacacacacacacacattagccaCAAACACTTCAACAAAATCAGTTGTGACTCAACActcaggttgtgtgtgtgtgtgtgttatgtgtgttatCTCACCATCCTGCAGATGGCTTTGGTGTCTTCTGTAAACTTTTCGCtgtactcctcctcctcctcctgcactCGTTTCTCCACCTCCTCCCTCTTCACTCGTTCTTTGCGAGCGCGGAACGGCGAGCGGCCCGCCGTCATCTCGTAGATCAGACAGCCCAGACCCCACCAATCAGGGCTCATGCTGTAGCGCTCGTTATTGATCACCTCTGGAGCTGCGGATCCATCAGCAAACTGTCAGCAAACTCGCcatcgtctgtgtgtgtgtgtgtgtgtgtgtgtgtgtgtgtgtgtgtgtgtgtgtgtgaggggtttTAACACTGGCTATGAAAACTGCTTCAATGtctaatataatttaattctgATTCTTTTTGAGCAAATATTGATTCTGATTCTTTTGGACCAAatattgattctgattctgatcttACTGAGCCAAATTCTGATTTTAATTCTCTTTGGCCAGATTTGGTTCAGATTCTGAATCTGTTTGTTTGGATTCTGATTCTCTTATCAAACCAAAATCAATTTCCGTGCAATTATaatatgtgtggtgtgtgtgtgtagtgtgtgtgtgtgtggtgtgtgtgtgtggtgtgtgtgtggtgtgtgtgtgtgtgtgtgtaaacagtgaGAGTGGagaataaacagtgtgtgattgtgtggtTAAATGTGAGATGATAACGCACCCATGTAGCCCACAGTGCCGACTCGGCCCCTTATCGCCTCACCATCAGGCACTTTAATGGCCAGCCCCAGGTCTGAGATCCGGATgtggcctacacacacacacacacacacacacacacacatacggaaatcagtaacacacactcagtataacacacacacaaacacacacacttgtgtctGTCATAGTAATGGAACTACTTACCGTTATCATCTAACAGAATGTTCTCTGGTTTTAAATCCCTGatgaaagaaacacacacacacacacacacacacaaacacacacacacacacacacacacacgagtgaaAAACAGTTTCTCCAGCAGGATGTAATTATTACTTTTCAGGCATTTatatgattagataattatttttgtatgttttaatgttttttccaGGCTTTTTGGTTATTGGACaatgattttgttttcattcttttacatGATTGGATGAAGATTTTGCTTGCTTTTACATGATTGGATGATgattttcatttgcttttacATGATTGGATGAAGATTTTGCTTGCTTTTACATGATTGGATGAAGATTTTGCTTGCTTTTACATGATTGGATGATgattttcatttgcttttacATGATTGGATGATGATTTTGCTTGCTATCACATGATTGGATGATgattttcatttgcttttacATGATTGGATGATGATTTTGCTTGCTATCACATGATTGGATGATGATTTTTATCCATTAGTCTGGCAGGATGATGTTTACATGTACAGTTTTCAAATGACTGGATGATGATTTTTCAGGTGTGGCGTCTGATTGGCTGttttttattgccttttttttcttttttcaggccTTCACACACGACTGGATGatgattttcagttttcagcgactgcatgatttttttcaggccTCCAGATGATTGGATGATGATTTTTGTGATTGATTTTGAACTCTTAATCTGATTGGATGATGATTATTTGTAGACATTCAGAAGATTAGATGATTGTTTTGTGTGGGTTTTTGCATTACCGGTCAGTTTACATGATTGGATGATGACtcctgcaggtgtgtgtgtgtgtgtgtgtgtgtgttcacctgtagACGATGGACTCTCGGTGCAGGTGCTCGAGACCGCAGCAGATCTCAGCAGCGTAGAACTGCACGCGCTCCTTCTCGAAGCCCGGCGTTCCCATGTTGTAGATGTGGAACTTCAGATCTCCTCCGTTCATGATGGTCAGCACCAGACACAGAGCGTCTTTGGTTTCGTACGCGTACGCTAAACTCACCTGGAGCACGAGGGCGGGGGttagagcgagagcgagagcgagagacgACGAAGGAAAGGTgataaagtgagagaaaaaggaaCGTACCACGAATCTGCTGTTCACTTTCTCCAGGATCTGTTTCTCGTTCAGCGCCATGGACTCGCCCTTCCTCTTCTTTATCCTCTTCTTCTCCAGCTTCTTACAGGCGTACATCTTCCCCGTCGCCCTCACCTGACACGcgcacacctgcacacacacacacacacacacacacacacaacgagaTAACACAcaatcagtaacacacacagaacaagcACACACCTGTAGACACACAtgtgtacacacatgcacaccaaaATAACACAATCAGTAACATGCACAGAACAAGCACACacctgtagacacacacctgtacacacaatcagtaacacacacacaccaaagtaACACAcaatcagtaacacacacacagcacacacacatgtgtacacacatgcacaccaaaataacacacaatcagtaacacacacagaacaagcACACACCTGTAGACACACAtgtgtacacacatgcacaccaaaataacacacaatcagTAACATGCACAGAACAAGCACACacctgtagacacacacctgtacacacaatcagtaacacacacacaccaaagtaACACAcaatcagtaacacacacacagcacacacacgtgtacacacatgcacaccaaaataacacacaatcagtaacacacacagaacaagcacacacctgtacacacaatcagtaacacacacacacctgtacacacacacacacacacaaacctaaaTGACATGCAATCAGTAACACGCACACAtgtgtacacacatgcacaccaaaataacacacaatcagGTACACACAGAACAagcacaaacctgcacacacacgccTAAATAACACACagtcagtaaaacacacacacacacacctgtacacatacacaccaaaaTAACACACGATCAGTGACACACgaagaacaacacacacacacacacacacacacacctttacacacacaccaaaataacacacaatcagTAAGACATTATCAATAACACACAGTAACGCACGCCAAAAACTAGGCGTCTTTAGGTAATATGAATCGAGCTTCACTGAAGtgaaaatgttcacacacacacacgcacacacacagactcacacacacacacagactcacacacacacacagactcacacacacacagactcacacacagactcacacacacgcacgcaggtCCTCACCTCTCCGAAGCCTCCTTTCCCCAACACTCTGTACTGCCGAAACGTGTCTTTAGTTACTGGCTGcctgcaatcacacacacacacacattatacactaatacacacattatacacgcacacacacattatacactaatacacacattatacactaatacacacattatacacgcacacacacattatacactaatacacacattatacacacacacacacacattatacacacacacattatacactaatacacacattatacactaatacacacattatacacacaatggaagaatgaatgaatagacctaaaacaaaccaaaaaaattcaaaagaatgaaaagacaAATAAAGACAGGATGGACAGAGGAAAGAGATaaaatgacaggaaaaaaattcaaaaagaaagaaaacaaagtcaGGAAAGAAAGCCAGAACATGATAGAAAGAATGAATGACAGAGATGAACTGATCAACAGAAGAGAGGTAAAGAGAACGATAAAaagagaggtaaagagagaggtaaagagagagagataaagagagagagatagagagataaaggaagaaataaagagatagagagagagagagagagagagagagagagagagagagagaaagtccaGCTACAAACCTTTCCAGCATTTTCCACTGGATGAAGCGGTCGAAGTACATGCTGTTCTGGTAATCAGAGAACGGAGCTCCACTCAGGTACTCATGCAGAGCCCTAAAACACACAGGAGAACACAGGAGAACCCTGAGCACAGAACACAGGAGAACACAGGAGAACCCTGAGCACAGAACACAGGAGAACACAGGAGAACCCTGAGCACTGAACACAGGAGAACACGGGAGAACCCTGAGCACTGAACACAGGAGAACCCTGAGCACTGAATAGAGGAGAACCCTCAGCACTGAACAGAGGAGAACCCTCAGCACAG
It contains:
- the grk5l gene encoding G protein-coupled receptor kinase 5 isoform X1: MELENIVANTVLLKAREGGGGKRKGRSKKWREILRFPHISQCMELSKNIERDYSSLCEKQPIGRLLFRLYCETRPELLRCIHLLDAMEDYEVTPDEKRKNRGDQIIKKFLTKQSPECVDVVEGLAERCRENLELSPCKEIFSDCRKALHEYLSGAPFSDYQNSMYFDRFIQWKMLERQPVTKDTFRQYRVLGKGGFGEVCACQVRATGKMYACKKLEKKRIKKRKGESMALNEKQILEKVNSRFVVSLAYAYETKDALCLVLTIMNGGDLKFHIYNMGTPGFEKERVQFYAAEICCGLEHLHRESIVYRDLKPENILLDDNGHIRISDLGLAIKVPDGEAIRGRVGTVGYMAPEVINNERYSMSPDWWGLGCLIYEMTAGRSPFRARKERVKREEVEKRVQEEEEEYSEKFTEDTKAICRMLLAKDPKQRLGCKAEGAAEVKAHPFFKNINFKRLEAGILEPSFVPDPRAVYCKDVLDIEQFSTVKGVNLDQTDNDFYSKFATGSVSIPWQNEMIETECFSDLNVFGPQGTRSPDLDWGQPPEAPRRSLLDRLFRRNVRISSSSSHTEEPAREHNS
- the grk5l gene encoding G protein-coupled receptor kinase 5 isoform X2; translation: MRSSGGGGKRKGRSKKWREILRFPHISQCMELSKNIERDYSSLCEKQPIGRLLFRLYCETRPELLRCIHLLDAMEDYEVTPDEKRKNRGDQIIKKFLTKQSPECVDVVEGLAERCRENLELSPCKEIFSDCRKALHEYLSGAPFSDYQNSMYFDRFIQWKMLERQPVTKDTFRQYRVLGKGGFGEVCACQVRATGKMYACKKLEKKRIKKRKGESMALNEKQILEKVNSRFVVSLAYAYETKDALCLVLTIMNGGDLKFHIYNMGTPGFEKERVQFYAAEICCGLEHLHRESIVYRDLKPENILLDDNGHIRISDLGLAIKVPDGEAIRGRVGTVGYMAPEVINNERYSMSPDWWGLGCLIYEMTAGRSPFRARKERVKREEVEKRVQEEEEEYSEKFTEDTKAICRMLLAKDPKQRLGCKAEGAAEVKAHPFFKNINFKRLEAGILEPSFVPDPRAVYCKDVLDIEQFSTVKGVNLDQTDNDFYSKFATGSVSIPWQNEMIETECFSDLNVFGPQGTRSPDLDWGQPPEAPRRSLLDRLFRRNVRISSSSSHTEEPAREHNS